The Drosophila yakuba strain Tai18E2 chromosome X, Prin_Dyak_Tai18E2_2.1, whole genome shotgun sequence DNA segment GTAAGTTTCGTGTGGGAAGTCTGTAATTTCCGTTAGCAAAAGTTTCGGCCATTTGATGTGTCATCTTTGTGGCCCATACAAATGGCAGaatctttattttaaacatagtTTTGACTTCggatataaattaataatttttatgtttaagtATGCAGCACACAAACTTGTATGATTTTTAGCCAGTTGGTAAAGTTTACATATAGATtcagaaaaatgaaaatcatataatttaaaattcgaAAAGGTAATTACACTTTTTCAACGATTTTACTATATTTGCTTTGGAACCTATACGTTTTTATTACACAATTTAATAGATTTTCGCATGTGCGTTGAAGCAAATGAACTCTGCCTGGAAAATTAGAGCGCTGCAGCGAAAATAAGTTCTCCCATTTATCCAGATGGTTTAGATTCGCAATCACGAGATCTCGGAATGTATTGCAACTCGACAATACGAGCATTTTCGCCGGCCATTCGAGGCAGAGCAAACAGGCaatgcaaattaatgaaaacaaacaatgaGCCCTCGGAAATGCGCTAAACATTTCGAATGTATTGGATATATCAGATATCACGCAAGTAGTAACGTTTCGCCGTCCAATTACCATCGAATTGAATTTGCATACGCGAATTTGTGTTTCGAATTTAAATCGAATCTGGCGCCCGTTGAGTTTCCGTTTCGAACGCGAGCGCTCCGCACTTAACACCAGCCAACTTTCGCTTCACGCCACCGAATGCAGCACTCAAATGGCTAGCAATCCCTCAGATACAATTTCAAATAATCAGCGGCGCTGCCAGACTGTTGGACGATTCAAACGAAGGCGCGACGCTCCGTTAAGCACGATTAAGTCAAGTGTATATCAACtagaatatttaattaatgcatagCGAGTTTTGATTATGTGTGAAAATAATAGCTTAGTGAAAGAgtacattttattgttagcttatatatatttattaagaaCATAATTAAGTTTGCTTTTTACGTTAATGGTTTGGTTTTAACATATAATTTGAAACGGCTATTAATTTGAATTACTGCATTCAtctcatttaatttgatttgatcaattaatttaagtatttgaaattaatttttaatttaataaatgaaatattttttaaacagcACGGATAAGGCTGCCAGATGTTTTTTATACCCCAACCAAGCGCAGCCAGACCGCTCGCAGATCAGCCGTTTCTGCGGTACGTTTTAGGCACACGGCATGCTTGCTGCCACTGGTCACACTGGCAGATTACgcgattatttttttttacggAAAGTCTGCGTTTTCCGTTCCGGATTGAATTGCCTGGTTTTGCTGTGATAAAACAACCAAACTAAGATGCACAAGGTGATCCGGCAGATGTCACAGCTGCGCCTGCAGGCGCCACAGGGAGCAGCGCTCCTCAGATCGGGCGAAGCCAGCAGATCAACCGCCATATCACCAGTTTCACCACCTGCCCTCCAGTCGAAATCCCTGCACACGGCCGCTTCCGCCGGAATGCTGTGCGCCAAGTGGAACAAGTACAACTACGGACCCCGTAAGTGGCTGGAGTACAACAAGACCGTGCATCCGCCGCAGGAAACGGACGAGGAGCCTAGAAAGGCTGTAAGATATTTTTGGATCGTGCCGCAGTTATAATGCTCCCAATTTACCTGTAATCCACTTCCAGTACGTCTGCCACATGCGCAACAACATCAAATACAGTCCGGACAAGATGTGGTACATCGCTGCCTTCGTTCGCGGAATTTCCGTCGATGAGGCGCTGAAGCAGCTCAACTTTGTGCTCAAAAAGGGCGCCACCGATGTGAAGGAGACCATACTGGAGGCCCAGCAAATGGCCGTGGAGCGGCACAATGTTGAGTACAAGAGCAATCTCTGGATAGGTGAGCAGAGGCGCAAGAAACTATTGGAAACTCTCTATCCCTATCCTATCCCTATATCTTATATCTGTATACTTCTCATCTTCCAGCCGAATCCTTCGTGGGCAAGGGACGCGTCTTTAAGGGCGTGAGGAGGCATGCTCGCGGTCGCTTCGGCAAGGTGGAGTACAAGCACTGCCACTACTTCGTGCGACTGGAGGAGGGTGAGCCGCCGCAGCACTACTACCAGGAGCCGCAGACGCCGGAGCAGCAGTACGAGAGCTGGATGGAGCAGATGCGCAGCCGGAAGATCATCAACTCACTGTAGCCACCTGATATGGCACTCGCTTGCTACCGATCCCTAAACATACAGTCCTCCTGCGCCAACGCGTCCTCGCATTAAgcatttttttcggtttttagaagattgtttaataaacaaaagaaacagaCAAAAGAATTATGTGAGAGAATCTTTCCTTTATTTCGTCTAAAAGGAAAAgtatggtatagtatagtatatacaAGGATTTATTGGTTTAAGTCAAGGAATGTGATACCTACAAGCTTAACGTAAATAAATTGCtgattaaaaactaattcGCTCCAGGCGGCGACTAATAATAATAGCTTGCTATAAGGATGCTcctaatttatttactaaACATTCAGTGCGtagttacatttattttaatggaaTTGTTGTTTCTGTGAAAGATTTATAATAGCTTAAAGACATTCGCACTGCATTTTGTAGCCTCTTGTAGCTACTATACGTTATTTATATCGAtattttgtggttttggaCTAGATCTTCTTACTCGCTTCCttatttaatggcattttggCCTACTCCTGCTCCACGTCCTCTTCATCCTGCAGGGTCTGTGCCAGCAGCTCCTCAATGGGGTCTTCCTTCAGCGACTGGGTGATCTTTTCGAGGGCCAAGGGCTGTCGTTCACGCACcgcctcgtcctcctccttgtCCAGTTGCAGGCAAGCCAGTTTGGAGAGCCTCGAGTGCTTGCTGCGTCCGGCATCGCGACGTCGCTTGCGTGAAGTGGATTTAAGTTTGCCCCCTTCTAGTTTCTTACTCTTATCCTTTTTAGCTTTCAAGTCTTCTTGCTTTTTCTTCTTGCCATCCTTGTGATCCCTGAGCAGATGCTTGGAAAGATTCTGTGCGCTGCTGAAGCAGCGGCCACAGTCCAAGGCCTGGCACTCGAAACGCCTGCCCGAGTGGGCGGTGAGCATGTGCTGACGGAGATTCCGGAGGTACGAGTAACTCTTGCCGCAGCCTTCTTCGTTGCAGGTGAACGAGGAGGCGCCCGCATCCTTGTCCGCCGCCTCCTTATGCTTCACCTCGAGGTGACGCTTCAGTTCGCTGGGCTTGTCGAAGGCGCTCTCGCACCGGTCACACTTGTGACGATTCTTTCCGTGCAACGTGTCGCGGCAATGCTTCGTATACAACGTCCACTTGTCGAATTTCAGCGGGCAACCGGGACACTCGTACAGCTTGCAGCTGGGCTCGTGACTCTGGCACTGCCACTCCTGGAAGAAGCCGCGCGAGCACTTCGAGCAGCTAAAGGGATACTCTAGCGTGTGCTCCCTGATCTCGTGGCGCTTCAGCTTGAGCTTCTGCGAGAAATTGGCACTGCAGTGGCTGCAGGGATAGACGCGTGGGCTCTCGTGGGTCTCGCGCATGTGACGGGTCATATTGCTGACCGAGATGAACATCTTGCTGCATTCCTCCAGCGCGCACTTCACCGTCTTCATGGCCGCCGCATCCGGACGCTCGTGGGTGCTCCGCAGATGCCTCTTCAAGTGCGTTACAATGGAGTACGTCTTGTCGCAGCCCTCGTAGGAGCAGGCGTGCTTCTTCTGCAAGGTGGCGGGGTTACTACTGGCTATACAATGCCCTATCCCCGTTTGCTATACTTACAATCCCAGTGTGGTGATATTCGTGGCGGTCTAATTGGTCCAGCCGCTTGAAGGTGGCCTTGCATTTGGGCATGCTGCACGTGTACGTGGCCGAGCCGGTGCTGTTCCGGCGTCCCTGGCGCTGCTTGAACTCCTCCAGAGCGGTCTCCATGTCGCTGTCGCTTGCAATTTGCGTTCCAGGCATTTTGATGGAATTTTCTGACAATTCAAATTTCGTTTAAGCGAACAAATGTGAACTAGTGATGACAAATACTGTAGCTGGCGTAACTATCGTACCGGTGATTACCTATCGTTATTAGAATCAGTGTTGGAAAAGGTACTTAGTAGTTTTTAGTACAtggtattttttaatttgagtACTAATATACATACTAACAAACGGCTTCAAACATAATATGCTCAACAGATAAATAATTCGTTAAATAGCTTAAGAGGTTGGATTTCCAAAACACTTTGTGCGATTATGCTATTAGTACCccatttataataattaaatcataaaaatacaaaagtttcaaatatttgcgcGCTTGACAGCTGCCGAGGAATTTCTCCATTTCCCAGTCTGGTCACACCACACAGTtgaaagaaaatttttttcttgaaaagggaaacaaagcaaagcaaaaggcaaaaggggAGACAAAGCAGCGAAACGGAGAAAATCAGAGGAGCAGCAAGCAAAGCAGGAagggattggattggatagCAACTCACCAGAGATCGGCAAGGATCGGGAACAGGATGAACAACGGATTCAGCACCGGCGAGGAGGACAGTCGCGGGCACACGGACCAAACCTGCTGCCTAATCGACGACATGGAGCGGTGTCGCAACCAGGCCGGCTACGCCAGCTACTCCAAGCGCATCCAGAAGACGGTGGCCCAAAAGCGGCTGAAGCTCAGCAGCGATCCCGCCGCGCAGCACATCTACATCTGTGACCACCACAAGGAGCGCATCCAGTCTGTGCGCACCAAGCGACGTCGCAAGGACAGCGAGGACGACAGCAACGAGACGGACACGGACCTGCACGAGTTTCCCGATCTCTACCAGCTGGGCGTCAGCACGCTGCGCCGCTACAAACGCCACTACAAGGTCCAAGCACGGCAGGGAATGAAACGGGCGCAGCTGGCGGATGTAAGTTTGACCTACTTTACATATTAGGTGGGCATACCCACTTTAGTTGGGAGCGAATCATGTAGAAACACTGGTGTAAAGTGCTGTGTGATGCTACAtgtgaaattgaaatacatTCAAGTTGTGTTTCTTTAATAACCAAGAACAGCCAAAATGTGATGCTATGCCATATGCATACGAAGTGCTTATCATTCATATAGATGAAAAACCTTACCATTTCATCCAAATTACCTTTTGTATCGCCCTATTACTCTTTATTTAGCTTATAGGGTTGTGCAGACTCTGTTTTAATCCAGATGCATACTTACACTTTACTCCCGCAGACAATTATGAAACACTTTAAGACAATACAAATCAAGGAGAAGGAGATCATCACGGTCTTTGTGTATATGGTGAAGATGGGCGCGAATAAGCTGGACCAGAAAAACGGCCTTGGCAACGATACCACCTGAAGGCGCGTCGGCGGGCGgagggaggaggaggacgccGACGACGTTTTCTCCTTTTAACGCTGGCCAACTGCCAATCAAAAAAACACACTTCTCACattgttgctgcatttgctgGACGTCAGCATTGTTGAACCGAACAAGGATAAACGAAAATACTGATAGTGAAATGCCCTTCTCATCTGTGTGACCCCCAAGAAGCCCACTCCTATGCGCCCATAAACCACCACTGCCCAAAACCCTTTCCTCGACTCCCCGGAATACAAGTTAAATTCGAAAGGGAAAACTGCAATGAAAGAATGTAAGGAAAATGGCAACTGGTGctcccaaaacaaaaatagtaTAACGCGAATGTAAACCTAATCTTAAacaagaaatttacaaaactaattgTAGCCTTGGTCCGTTGTTAATAGCTCTTTATACACGCACTACATTAATAAACTATGTAAATTAACAAGAGAATTAACAGAAAACACTGAACACACTGAATCAAATAGCAACTCGTATCCTTAGGCTTAAAGACATGGCGACGCGAATGTTGTTCATTTAATCGTTTGTATTATAATTCAAGTTAAGTGGGGATGGCTAGACATCAGTAAGCAACAAGACAAGAAAACACCAAGAAACTTTAAACGAATCAATGCACAATTAGACTTCAATGAAAGCAACATGAATCGGAAGCCAATATATTCTCGCTGTAAAAGAGTGAACGAAATAACATGcaatatttaaacttaaacatCATGTCGTTTGCCCCGGCGGgttggaaatatattttgagcTCTAGTTTAAGCCTAACTTAGACGAACATCGGTTCCACAAATCAATTGGAATTCCGCATTAAACGATTTCTGTTAAAGCCTAGACTGATTTTAGCCATACATTTAAGCctaaataaaacttaatagAAAGCATTTTCTCTTAACTACATGACTATCACATCGGCTAGATGTATTGCCTGGCTTCCTCCTCAGAGTCGCTGTGATCTGGTGGAGAAGAAGTGCGTTATAAATGGAATTCAACTTTAATcaattattttgattgttaACTTACTTTGTTTCTTCTGCTGCggctttttatttgccttgtTTTTACTGCGATTTTGTTTACCCTTGCCTGCCTTCGATGTGGATGCGTCCGAGGGTATGGACAGTTCCTGGGAGTCCTCATCCTGGGGTAGCCAACCGCTGGAGTCCATGGGGGCGTCACCTGTTTCCTGCTTGGACGGCTCTTCCTTGACTTCAATCTCCTCGACCTCTGGCTTCTCACTGCTCTCGTTATCCAACTCCATTTTCTCGGTTGGAGCTGGCTGCGGTTCCTGCTTTTGGCAGCTCATCAGTTTATTGAAACTTAGTTTGTGTTGCGTATTTCCAATGAGAGCTACCAGTCCATTGACCAATCGACCGCCCTGCAATCGACGTTCTTCGTCCAGCAACAAGGCTTTGCGTACGAAATCCACCAGGGACTTGCAACGAGTCGCAGCATTGCGGGCACATTGCATGATGGTGCGGACATTTGTGGGTGCAGTGCCTCCGGCATTTAGGCTGCAAAGCTCCTGGTACGAGTTAAAGCTCAGGACAATTACTGAATCGGCAGCGTTCTCTTCCAGCAGCGTGGGATCCACTATTGGCTGCCCACTGCTCTTGTATATACAGTAGGTTACACTGACGGGATAGTGCAGAAATAGCAGTGGAATAAATTCCCGCTCCTTTTCCGTATAGATGCGCAGCTCATCGTCCGTAAACGTGACATCCGGTCGGCGGAAGTGCATCAATGCAGCCAAGGTGGCTATGGTGCTGGCGTCTATAAGAAATAACAGCAGTTAAAAAACGATCAAAGTATGGGCTCTTGACTAACTCAGATGgtcatttaaaagttaatcAATCACCTTTAATTTTGATATTGGTGTCCTTACCATACAGATTTCCGTCGTGATTGAGGACATTGACGTCGACACGGATGCACCACACATGCTGCTCGGCGGCCACGCACAAAGACTCCAGATCGACGCTCCTGGAGCTGCGGAATGTCCTCTCGAGCAGGGAGTTCAGGGTGAGCGATCGCTGGTCATGTGTGGTCTGCACCTCGTCCAGAAAAGCCACGCCGCCAAGGTTCACGTTCAGCTGGAGTTTGCCCTCGTTGGGCCGAGACGTGGCCGGTGCGCCCATGTCGCAGGTAACGTGGGTCAGCACCTTCGTGTCGCCCATGGACACCGCCACAGTACCCCAATCCGCGCCGAAGGTCAGCTCCACATCGCGGCACTCGTTGGAGCGCCGGCCATCGAAGCGCTGGTTTTGCTTTACCGCCAACTGAACGAAGCTACGCTCCGGTTTCGATTTTCCCGGCTCGAAGAGATTCGAGTTCATGAACATCCTGGTTTTGGGGAGGATCCTTCTGCTTTGTTTTGAATTCTGACTGAATTTGGCCGGCTTTTAAAAACGTGCAGACTGCGGCGCTGCCACTTTGCTCCACTACATGCTGCTCCGGAACTGGTTACCTCGGAACTGGAACTATAAAAGTgcgtaataaatatttagcaaTTGTATTGTTTTGTGCAATTAGAGGGCAAATTTGTGGGGCATCAGAAGGGGGACTTTTTACGCCGTTTCGTTGTGCACCTGTGGacaaatgaatatttaaattggctacccaaattaaataaatggttCATAGGCATTTATGGCTTATTTAGCATCTAACTTCTATTATGGAACCTATGAAAAATGTTGGGTATGCAATaaatttagtatttttaattaattattaaatttttagtaTTGtcgatatatgtacatgtatttatttataccgCGTTATCAGATGGCAACATTTAGTTTTACTTGTTCGTATTTTATATTGCCATGTCGATTCAGtcgttttattaaatattacaacatCTACATTAAAACAGTTAAAGGTGTTCGGTTCTAGCAACGCAACAAATAAAAGAGAGTATATTAATTCATAAAAACACCGTTATCAGCATAAATACGgctgttttaaattatttttaaataataaactaacaaataataaatttcgtTAATTTACTTTGAACCTAGTAGTTTGTGACTGGTTCGCCAGATAAGAATACATTTATAAACCTGGAAAGCTCATATACGAAATAATTCCAAAACAACATGGACcacttatttattgaaatgttCTACTTGACGTCAGACTTAAGAAGCCATTATGCCGCcatctttatttttaagaagCAAAAATAAGTGACTGGTTCACAAGGCTTAGAATCTGCTACCGGACCCATAATCGAACTAGAATGCCAGCAGCGTTCGCTTCGACAGTTCTTGCAgatctggcaacgccgccGCTGAGTGTCGTTCTTTTTTGTGCTGGTTTACTACATAAAAGTGCTGCTCGCTCTACGTTTGTgcaatatataaattattatcattCCCAACCGGGCGGCCAGAGGAGCCCTCTTTTTGGGCAGAAGGTGGAAACAAAGGATTGCCAACCGATTTCCTGGCTAAAACCAATATCAAAACCAAGAGTTTGGTCCAAAGTGCGTGCGAGTGTGTTGGTGCGTTTCGCTTcgcgtgtgagtgtgtgtgtgcgtgtgtcgtcgtagcagcagcaccagagtaagaagaagcagcagcaacagcagcagcagaaaaggAGCAGCGGAAGAAGAAGATTGTCCAGGCACATTTGCCGGAACGGGAAAGAACCCGTAACTTGGAAGGGACACAAGGCAAGAGAGACTGTGAGAGGAAAGAGAAATGCAACAACAACCGGAGTCAGGAGGCGAGGAGAGCTGGCTGGAGGAGCAGTGTCATCGAGAAATCCACGGTCAGCACGATGAATACGAACGGGAGTTTGTGCGTCAGCGGGACAACAATCTGGGCACTGTTTGGGGAGCATTCCAGGATTCGGCCACCGCCGTTGCACAGCTGTACAGAGGTGAGTTGATTGCGACGGGGGCTGAGGGATAGATCCCGTTATCCCTTCCAAGGGCGTAGGCTTCCATGCTTTTTTGTTACTGTTCTTTGTGTTTCCATTTCGTCTGActatctgcatctgtgtgtgtgtgtgtatagtCTCTCTTCAAAAATAGTTTTGGGCGAGGTATTAATAGAACAGCcaggagaagaagaagaggaggtAGCAGCAGCCCGGCTTTCATGAAAATGCAACTTCCCTTCTCGCTCGCTCTTCGATACTACGCATTATCAAAATGCAGAAAGGGCTCCagtgttgcttttgttgtttttgttttgggttaTAGGCAATGAAGAAGGGGGAGATGCAATAGAACAGGGGGGAGCAAGCAAAAGAGAGAACGAGATGGCACGAAAAGAGAGATGGCAAGTGCAATGGCTATGGAAAAtagggagagcgagaggaaaAAAGGGCAGAGGCGTCGCCTTTAAGAATTTTCATTGCCcatatttgttgttgctgccgaccctggtgttgttgttgttgatatCATTAATCAACATGTGCGTACAGGCTCATCTGTTTGCTTGCGTACGTGTGTGTGAGAGAGTCGAACAGCTGTTTTGCTTTCGTCATTGTTTTCGGCTAgcgaaatacaaaacaaaatgaagtAGGGAACATAGGTGTAAGATTAATCTCCCACGCTCTTTGCCTTCtcattcttgtttttttttgtttgcaaataaTTTCGAGTGCCTATTGCCATCCCTCTTGCACCGCATTCTTGCTCTTCCTCCGGGTCGATAACGGCTCTTCTCGTTCTCTCTGTCTCCCTCTCGTCCTTTTTCGTCCTTTCGTGCAGCAGGTGTGCAAGGAGCAAGGGTCAACCGAGAAAAGAGAAtgagaaatgggaaaaaacgATCGACAGGTCGGACATGTTTGTTTCTATTGTTTGCTTAACACAAAGAATAGGTTTTGCAAGGCCTGCGAGTTCGCCATTTCATTTCACCATGTCCTTATATCCTGtagctatatatataaattaatatcttAAGGTTATAATTTACCATTTTAGCAATGGACTCAACTATTAAAATACGATTCACAATTTTAAATACTTGTTTTCAAAAGTTATACAACAAATATCTCAAAGCTAAAGTATCTGATCTATTGATGGCATTTTCCCCTAACATTACAAATACATTCTGTATTTTGTAGCAccacatttaaattttcatagtAAAGACTGTAAAACACTAACCAA contains these protein-coding regions:
- the LOC6525584 gene encoding 39S ribosomal protein L22, mitochondrial, which encodes MHKVIRQMSQLRLQAPQGAALLRSGEASRSTAISPVSPPALQSKSLHTAASAGMLCAKWNKYNYGPRKWLEYNKTVHPPQETDEEPRKAYVCHMRNNIKYSPDKMWYIAAFVRGISVDEALKQLNFVLKKGATDVKETILEAQQMAVERHNVEYKSNLWIAESFVGKGRVFKGVRRHARGRFGKVEYKHCHYFVRLEEGEPPQHYYQEPQTPEQQYESWMEQMRSRKIINSL
- the LOC6525585 gene encoding transcription factor IIIA, yielding MPGTQIASDSDMETALEEFKQRQGRRNSTGSATYTCSMPKCKATFKRLDQLDRHEYHHTGIKKHACSYEGCDKTYSIVTHLKRHLRSTHERPDAAAMKTVKCALEECSKMFISVSNMTRHMRETHESPRVYPCSHCSANFSQKLKLKRHEIREHTLEYPFSCSKCSRGFFQEWQCQSHEPSCKLYECPGCPLKFDKWTLYTKHCRDTLHGKNRHKCDRCESAFDKPSELKRHLEVKHKEAADKDAGASSFTCNEEGCGKSYSYLRNLRQHMLTAHSGRRFECQALDCGRCFSSAQNLSKHLLRDHKDGKKKKQEDLKAKKDKSKKLEGGKLKSTSRKRRRDAGRSKHSRLSKLACLQLDKEEDEAVRERQPLALEKITQSLKEDPIEELLAQTLQDEEDVEQE
- the LOC6525586 gene encoding histone deacetylase complex subunit SAP30 homolog codes for the protein MNNGFSTGEEDSRGHTDQTCCLIDDMERCRNQAGYASYSKRIQKTVAQKRLKLSSDPAAQHIYICDHHKERIQSVRTKRRRKDSEDDSNETDTDLHEFPDLYQLGVSTLRRYKRHYKVQARQGMKRAQLADTIMKHFKTIQIKEKEIITVFVYMVKMGANKLDQKNGLGNDTT
- the LOC6525587 gene encoding exosome complex component rrp45 isoform X1; the encoded protein is MFMNSNLFEPGKSKPERSFVQLAVKQNQRFDGRRSNECRDVELTFGADWGTVAVSMGDTKVLTHVTCDMGAPATSRPNEGKLQLNVNLGGVAFLDEVQTTHDQRSLTLNSLLERTFRSSRSVDLESLCVAAEQHVWCIRVDVNVLNHDGNLYDASTIATLAALMHFRRPDVTFTDDELRIYTEKEREFIPLLFLHYPVSVTYCIYKSSGQPIVDPTLLEENAADSVIVLSFNSYQELCSLNAGGTAPTNVRTIMQCARNAATRCKSLVDFVRKALLLDEERRLQGGRLVNGLVALIGNTQHKLSFNKLMSCQKQEPQPAPTEKMELDNESSEKPEVEEIEVKEEPSKQETGDAPMDSSGWLPQDEDSQELSIPSDASTSKAGKGKQNRSKNKANKKPQQKKQTDHSDSEEEARQYI
- the LOC6525587 gene encoding exosome complex component rrp45 isoform X2, with translation MFMNSNLFEPGKSKPERSFVQLAVKQNQRFDGRRSNECRDVELTFGADWGTVAVSMGDTKVLTHVTCDMGAPATSRPNEGKLQLNVNLGGVAFLDEVQTTHDQRSLTLNSLLERTFRSSRSVDLESLCVAAEQHVWCIRVDVNVLNHDGNLYDASTIATLAALMHFRRPDVTFTDDELRIYTEKEREFIPLLFLHYPVSVTYCIYKSSGQPIVDPTLLEENAADSVIVLSFNSYQELCSLNAGGTAPTNVRTIMQCARNAATRCKSLVDFVRKALLLDEERRLQGGRLVNGLVALIGNTQHKLSFNKLMSCQKQEPQPAPTEKMELDNESSEKPEVEEIEVKEEPSKQETGDAPMDSSGWLPQDEDSQELSIPSDASTSKAGKGKQNRSKNKANKKPQQKKQNHSDSEEEARQYI